A single genomic interval of Saccharothrix saharensis harbors:
- a CDS encoding zinc-dependent alcohol dehydrogenase codes for MAAVVRLDAPGCVTITEEPDPPLHATGVRLRTLFSGISAGTELTQYRGTNAHVVKTWDPGTRLFTAGRPEFAYPAVVGYEEVGEVVEVGDDVTAVRPGQVVWGVWGHRATTVVEQDYAAARVLDPAADPVLGIFSHIGAVALNVVLDADLHVGETAVVFGLGVLGQIVAQLARRNGARVVAVDALADRLELAGRLGADVALHAGEGGVAERVRRLTGGRGADVALEVSGNPKALHEAVRTVAYNARVVTGGFYQGEARGLFLGEEFHHNRVDLVCSQISGVAPRHAHRWDRARLNATVIDLAVAGHLRLRPLVSHVVPFTDAAWAYELLDTRPDQALQVVLGFSGTDGHDHRHGDE; via the coding sequence ATGGCAGCGGTAGTGCGGCTGGACGCGCCGGGGTGCGTCACGATCACCGAGGAGCCCGACCCGCCGCTGCACGCGACCGGTGTGCGGCTGCGCACCCTGTTCTCCGGCATCTCGGCGGGCACCGAGCTGACCCAGTACCGCGGCACCAACGCGCACGTCGTCAAGACCTGGGACCCCGGCACGCGCCTGTTCACCGCCGGCCGGCCGGAGTTCGCCTACCCGGCGGTGGTCGGGTACGAGGAGGTCGGTGAGGTGGTCGAGGTCGGCGACGACGTCACCGCGGTGCGCCCCGGCCAGGTCGTGTGGGGTGTGTGGGGCCACCGCGCGACGACCGTGGTCGAGCAGGACTACGCGGCGGCGCGGGTGCTCGACCCGGCGGCGGACCCCGTGCTCGGCATCTTCAGCCACATCGGCGCGGTCGCGCTCAACGTCGTGCTGGACGCCGACCTGCACGTCGGCGAGACCGCCGTGGTGTTCGGCCTGGGTGTGCTCGGGCAGATCGTCGCCCAGCTCGCGCGGCGCAACGGCGCGCGGGTCGTCGCCGTCGACGCCCTCGCGGACCGCCTGGAGCTGGCCGGGCGGCTCGGCGCGGACGTGGCGCTGCACGCCGGTGAGGGCGGCGTCGCCGAGCGGGTCCGGCGGTTGACCGGCGGCCGGGGCGCCGATGTCGCCCTGGAGGTCAGCGGCAATCCCAAGGCGCTGCACGAGGCCGTGCGCACCGTCGCCTACAACGCGCGTGTCGTCACGGGCGGCTTCTACCAGGGCGAGGCGCGCGGGCTGTTCCTCGGCGAGGAGTTCCACCACAACCGGGTCGACCTGGTGTGCTCGCAGATCTCGGGTGTCGCGCCGCGGCACGCGCACCGCTGGGACCGCGCGCGGCTCAACGCCACCGTCATCGACCTCGCCGTGGCCGGGCACCTCCGGCTCCGGCCGCTGGTCTCGCACGTCGTGCCGTTCACCGACGCCGCCTGGGCCTACGAGCTGCTCGACACCCGCCCGGACCAGGCGTTGCAGGTCGTGCTCGGGTTCAGCGGCACGGATGGGCACGACCACCGGCACGGCGACGAGTAG